In one Neobacillus sp. WH10 genomic region, the following are encoded:
- a CDS encoding sulfurtransferase TusA family protein, with translation MKDMKANEILDAKGLACPMPIVKTKKAMNNIEEGQVLEVLATDKGSKADIKAWAESTGHHFLGTVEEGGVLKHYLRKSLHDEIIEMKHQNIINNEELEKRLESNENIILLDVREAAEYAFNHIPNAISIPLGELEERMDELNKENEILVLCRTGNRSDLAAQKLAKNGFTNVINVVPGMSQWTGKTIGI, from the coding sequence ATGAAAGACATGAAAGCAAACGAAATTTTAGATGCAAAAGGCTTAGCTTGTCCAATGCCAATTGTAAAAACTAAGAAGGCTATGAATAATATTGAGGAAGGGCAAGTATTAGAAGTTCTAGCGACAGATAAAGGGTCAAAAGCAGACATAAAAGCATGGGCTGAAAGTACTGGTCATCATTTTTTAGGGACAGTTGAAGAGGGCGGAGTGCTGAAACATTATCTTCGTAAATCTCTTCATGATGAAATAATAGAAATGAAACACCAAAACATAATCAATAATGAAGAGCTTGAAAAAAGACTTGAATCAAATGAAAACATCATTCTTCTCGATGTTCGAGAAGCAGCAGAATATGCCTTTAACCATATCCCAAATGCCATATCGATCCCTTTAGGTGAATTGGAGGAGCGAATGGACGAATTAAACAAAGAAAATGAAATACTTGTGTTGTGTCGTACAGGTAACCGTAGCGATCTTGCTGCACAGAAATTAGCGAAAAATGGATTTACCAACGTAATCAATGTTGTACCAGGTATGAGTCAATGGACGGGTAAAACAATAGGAATTTAA
- a CDS encoding rhodanese-like domain-containing protein: MRQITAKDVEALLNEGKKLNIIDVREVDEVRAGKIPGAINMPLGLVEFRMHELDKSKEYIMVCRSGARSGRASQFLESYGFKVINMVDGMLAWEGKVK, from the coding sequence ATGAGGCAAATTACTGCAAAGGACGTTGAAGCATTATTAAATGAAGGCAAAAAATTAAATATTATCGATGTTCGAGAAGTGGATGAAGTAAGGGCTGGAAAAATACCAGGTGCTATAAATATGCCTTTAGGATTAGTTGAGTTTCGCATGCATGAATTAGATAAATCAAAAGAGTATATCATGGTCTGCCGTTCTGGGGCGAGAAGCGGTCGGGCTTCACAATTTCTTGAAAGCTATGGATTTAAAGTGATCAACATGGTGGATGGAATGCTTGCTTGGGAAGGTAAAGTAAAATAA
- a CDS encoding DsrE/DsrF/DrsH-like family protein: MSEKKKTTIVLFSGDYDKAMAAYIIANGAAAYDHEVTIFHTFWGLNALRKEENIPVKKGFMEKMFGKMMPRGADKMGLSKMNFAGFGPKMIKDIMKKHNALPLPQLIEMAQEQDVKLVACTMTMDLLGLQQEELLDRIEYAGVAAYLADAQEGNVNLFI; this comes from the coding sequence ATGTCAGAAAAGAAAAAGACAACAATTGTTTTATTTAGTGGAGATTACGATAAAGCAATGGCAGCATATATCATTGCCAATGGTGCTGCTGCCTATGATCATGAAGTAACTATTTTTCACACCTTTTGGGGATTAAATGCACTCCGTAAAGAGGAAAATATTCCGGTGAAAAAAGGATTTATGGAAAAAATGTTTGGAAAAATGATGCCAAGAGGCGCGGATAAAATGGGACTTTCAAAAATGAACTTTGCTGGATTTGGCCCTAAAATGATCAAAGATATTATGAAAAAGCATAATGCACTTCCTTTACCGCAATTAATCGAGATGGCTCAGGAACAGGATGTAAAACTTGTAGCATGCACAATGACGATGGATTTGTTAGGTTTGCAACAAGAAGAACTATTAGATCGTATTGAATATGCAGGAGTTGCAGCATATTTAGCAGATGCACAAGAGGGGAATGTTAATCTATTTATCTAA
- a CDS encoding CoA-disulfide reductase gives MTKKIIIIGGVAGGATAAARLRRISEDVEIILIERGEYISFANCGLPYYIGETIKDRSKLLVQTVKGMSERFNLDIRNLSEALSIDAKNQKVTIKNLQTGELYEESYDKLLLSPGARPIVPPIPGLKENQTLFTLRNIPDTDLIKNYIDTKNPKNAVVIGGGFIGIEMAENLVDRGIEVTIIEMANQIMAPIDFEMASILHTHLKEKGVKLILENGVQSFGDQGRKVKLSDGTVIDTDMTILSIGVRPENELAKSIGLELGERGGIIVNEFLQTSNKDIFAIGDAVEVFDFINGTKAMIPLAGPANRQGRIAANNMMGKNEKYQGTLGTSIAKVFDLTVAATGNNEKTLKRLGMSYEVVHIHPSSHAGYYPGAAPIALKLIFDKRTGKIYGAQAVGADGVDKRIDVIATAIIGGLTVEDLTNLELSYAPPYSSAKDPVNMAGYVASNIMESELEQIQWHQVDQIVAEGGLLIDVREPMEREFGFIEGSINIPLNDLRKKLEEIPNDRTIYVSCQVGLRGYLASRILKNNGYHVKNVDGGWKTYSAVFGSNIENAIETMTNDLGETIVENTNEIKVDSVVDVSGLTCPMPIVKLKKGIELLESGQVLEIHVTEKGSLNDLPAWAKSAGHRILKTEQNDKIIKFWIKKK, from the coding sequence ATGACAAAGAAAATAATTATCATAGGTGGAGTTGCAGGTGGAGCAACAGCTGCAGCTAGATTAAGAAGAATTAGTGAAGATGTGGAAATCATTCTCATAGAACGTGGTGAATATATTTCATTTGCAAATTGCGGACTACCATACTATATAGGTGAAACCATCAAAGATAGAAGCAAATTATTAGTGCAGACGGTAAAAGGAATGTCAGAACGTTTCAATCTTGATATTCGTAATTTAAGTGAAGCATTGAGCATCGATGCTAAAAACCAAAAAGTAACCATCAAGAATTTACAAACTGGGGAATTGTACGAAGAATCGTATGACAAGTTATTATTATCACCTGGGGCAAGACCAATTGTACCGCCAATCCCGGGATTAAAAGAAAACCAAACATTATTTACCTTAAGAAATATTCCAGATACGGATTTAATCAAAAACTATATTGATACCAAAAACCCTAAAAATGCTGTAGTTATTGGTGGAGGATTTATTGGTATTGAAATGGCTGAAAACTTAGTGGATAGAGGAATAGAAGTTACCATTATTGAAATGGCAAATCAAATTATGGCTCCAATCGATTTTGAAATGGCCAGTATTTTACACACTCATTTAAAAGAAAAAGGTGTAAAGTTAATATTAGAAAATGGTGTCCAATCATTTGGTGACCAGGGAAGGAAGGTTAAACTTTCTGATGGGACTGTAATCGATACAGATATGACGATTCTCTCAATCGGTGTCAGACCGGAAAATGAATTAGCCAAGTCTATAGGATTGGAATTAGGAGAGCGCGGAGGAATTATTGTTAATGAATTTCTTCAAACCTCAAACAAGGATATATTTGCAATCGGCGATGCCGTAGAGGTTTTTGATTTTATTAACGGAACTAAGGCAATGATTCCCCTCGCTGGACCGGCTAATCGTCAAGGGCGTATTGCTGCAAATAATATGATGGGTAAAAATGAAAAGTATCAAGGGACTTTGGGTACTTCAATTGCAAAAGTATTCGACTTAACTGTTGCTGCTACAGGAAACAATGAAAAAACATTAAAGCGTTTAGGCATGTCCTATGAGGTAGTTCACATTCACCCAAGTTCTCATGCTGGTTACTACCCAGGTGCAGCACCGATTGCTTTAAAATTAATTTTTGATAAACGAACAGGAAAAATCTATGGAGCGCAGGCAGTGGGTGCAGACGGTGTTGATAAGCGCATTGATGTGATTGCAACAGCCATTATTGGTGGATTAACCGTAGAGGATTTAACTAATTTAGAATTGTCCTACGCACCACCATATTCATCAGCAAAGGATCCTGTAAATATGGCTGGTTATGTAGCTTCTAATATCATGGAAAGTGAATTGGAACAAATTCAGTGGCATCAAGTGGATCAGATTGTTGCAGAAGGTGGACTATTAATTGACGTTCGTGAACCAATGGAAAGAGAATTTGGATTTATTGAAGGCTCAATAAATATCCCTTTAAATGACCTAAGGAAGAAATTAGAAGAAATTCCAAACGATCGGACCATTTATGTCAGCTGTCAGGTTGGATTAAGAGGATATTTAGCCAGCCGAATATTAAAAAACAACGGGTATCACGTAAAAAATGTTGATGGTGGTTGGAAGACTTATTCCGCTGTATTTGGAAGTAATATAGAGAATGCTATTGAAACTATGACAAATGACCTCGGGGAAACGATCGTAGAAAATACAAATGAAATAAAAGTCGATTCAGTCGTGGATGTAAGTGGATTAACTTGTCCAATGCCAATTGTTAAACTAAAAAAAGGTATTGAATTATTGGAAAGCGGTCAAGTATTAGAAATTCATGTGACAGAGAAAGGTTCCTTAAATGATCTTCCAGCTTGGGCAAAAAGTGCTGGACATAGAATCTTAAAAACAGAACAAAATGATAAGATCATTAAATTTTGGATTAAAAAGAAATAA
- the rpiA gene encoding ribose-5-phosphate isomerase RpiA: MDGKKLAGEKAVQYIENGMAIGLGTGSTVFWTIKKLGELVKNGLDIRCVPTSKNTEILAKKLEIPLIPIPDVNELDLTIDGADEVNRNFDLIKGGGGALLREKMIASISRRLIIVIDESKSVYNLGGFPLPVEVVPFGFEITSKQLSGLDCIPILRTEGNIPFITDNGNYILDCHFSTIHEPHELNRKLNLIPGVVENGLFIKMADTVVIGHKNGNVNILKNMK, from the coding sequence ATGGATGGAAAAAAACTCGCGGGTGAAAAAGCTGTTCAGTATATTGAAAATGGAATGGCTATTGGGCTTGGAACAGGTTCGACAGTCTTTTGGACGATTAAAAAGCTTGGAGAACTAGTCAAAAATGGATTAGATATACGCTGTGTACCCACTTCTAAAAATACTGAAATACTTGCAAAAAAACTTGAAATCCCATTAATTCCTATACCAGATGTGAACGAATTAGATTTAACCATAGATGGAGCGGATGAAGTTAATCGTAATTTCGACCTAATTAAAGGTGGTGGAGGTGCGTTATTACGAGAAAAAATGATAGCATCAATTTCTCGCCGTTTAATTATCGTTATAGATGAGTCAAAAAGTGTATATAATTTAGGTGGGTTTCCTCTGCCTGTTGAAGTGGTACCATTTGGGTTTGAGATAACAAGCAAACAATTAAGTGGATTAGATTGTATTCCTATATTAAGAACTGAAGGCAACATTCCTTTTATAACGGACAATGGGAACTATATTCTGGACTGCCACTTTTCAACAATTCACGAACCACATGAATTAAATCGAAAACTGAATCTGATACCCGGTGTAGTGGAAAATGGTCTTTTTATTAAAATGGCCGACACAGTTGTTATTGGTCATAAAAATGGGAACGTTAACATTTTAAAAAATATGAAATAG
- the map gene encoding type I methionyl aminopeptidase — translation MIAKTEEDFNGLKEIGSIVASIRDELVQRTKPGITTKELDNIAGELFEKAGAVSAPKGEYNFPGYSCISVNEEVAHGIPGDRVIQEGDLVNIDVSGSKNGYFADTGISIVVGNGEEILTKICAVAKEAFEAGLKKAKPGSKITGMGKVVHQIARQHGLTVIKNLTGHGIGRTIHEEPEYIYNYNETSDNGLLKEGMVIAFEPFISTLEEEVFQQENDEWTFLTEKSFVAQYEHTLIITKNGPIILTK, via the coding sequence ATGATTGCGAAGACAGAAGAGGATTTTAACGGATTAAAGGAAATTGGCAGCATCGTTGCATCGATTCGAGATGAATTGGTACAAAGAACTAAACCTGGTATCACAACTAAAGAACTTGACAATATCGCTGGAGAACTTTTTGAGAAGGCAGGGGCTGTTTCGGCACCAAAAGGGGAATACAATTTTCCAGGCTATTCATGCATTAGTGTAAATGAAGAAGTAGCCCATGGTATTCCTGGTGATCGGGTAATTCAAGAGGGAGATCTCGTTAATATAGATGTATCTGGTTCCAAAAACGGTTATTTCGCTGATACAGGCATTTCCATTGTAGTTGGTAATGGAGAAGAGATTTTAACAAAAATATGTGCAGTAGCTAAAGAAGCATTTGAAGCAGGTCTAAAGAAAGCAAAACCAGGCTCTAAAATCACTGGAATGGGTAAGGTAGTTCACCAAATTGCAAGACAGCATGGATTAACAGTTATTAAAAATTTAACTGGTCATGGGATTGGACGTACGATTCACGAAGAACCTGAGTACATTTATAATTATAATGAAACATCGGACAACGGATTGTTAAAGGAAGGAATGGTTATCGCGTTTGAACCATTTATTTCAACCTTAGAAGAGGAAGTATTTCAACAGGAAAACGACGAATGGACCTTTCTTACAGAAAAAAGCTTTGTTGCACAGTATGAACATACATTAATCATTACTAAAAATGGACCGATCATTTTAACAAAATAA
- a CDS encoding CotH kinase family protein, producing the protein MQKYEIFINPKMLNQLDKDIWMNEHVPAVLKIGTSQYSIGLAYRGNVIRKKKKKSYNIIFQKPYIVNGAHEIHLNAEFTDVSLCRNKLSLDFFDRIGVISPHSKHILLYINGFCKGIYLELESFDKYLLQKRNFPMGPIIYATNYHANFSLLNPKKKLKSKLNEGYTIKYGEKKDLSNLENLIAMINTLSNEEFEKQISQVLDVNQYLKWLAGVVCTQNFDGFIHNYALYQRCDTGAYEITPWDYDGTWGRNLHGKPLRYDYIPISGYNTLTGRLLYFAHFKKKYRDIILPILDKDFTVEAQLAIIDELFQRIKPHLHLDPFIKANAETLDREKEIMIDFIQNRRRYLKQQVIKLQ; encoded by the coding sequence GTGCAAAAATATGAGATTTTTATCAATCCAAAGATGTTAAACCAGCTGGACAAGGATATTTGGATGAATGAACATGTCCCTGCTGTCCTCAAAATAGGAACCAGCCAATATTCAATTGGTCTTGCCTATCGAGGAAATGTAATTAGAAAGAAGAAAAAGAAATCCTATAATATCATTTTTCAAAAACCCTATATCGTTAATGGAGCACATGAAATTCATTTAAATGCCGAATTCACTGATGTATCATTATGCAGGAATAAGCTCTCCCTGGATTTCTTTGACAGAATCGGCGTGATCTCGCCACATTCAAAACATATCCTTCTATATATAAATGGCTTTTGTAAAGGAATTTACTTAGAACTCGAATCATTCGATAAATATCTTTTACAAAAAAGAAATTTTCCGATGGGCCCAATTATCTACGCAACCAATTATCATGCTAACTTTTCCTTACTAAACCCGAAAAAAAAATTAAAGTCAAAATTGAACGAGGGATACACGATTAAATATGGTGAAAAAAAAGACCTTTCCAATTTAGAAAACTTAATTGCCATGATAAATACTTTAAGTAATGAGGAATTTGAAAAACAAATATCACAGGTACTCGATGTCAATCAGTATTTAAAGTGGCTGGCAGGTGTAGTTTGTACCCAAAATTTTGACGGTTTTATCCATAATTACGCACTTTACCAACGTTGTGATACTGGAGCTTACGAAATCACACCATGGGATTATGATGGAACTTGGGGTAGAAATCTCCATGGAAAACCTCTCCGCTATGACTATATTCCGATATCCGGCTATAATACCCTAACTGGAAGATTGCTATATTTTGCTCATTTTAAAAAGAAATATCGTGACATAATTTTGCCTATTTTAGATAAAGACTTTACTGTTGAAGCACAATTAGCGATCATTGACGAGCTTTTTCAAAGAATAAAGCCACACCTTCACCTGGATCCGTTTATTAAAGCAAATGCTGAAACACTTGATCGCGAAAAAGAAATTATGATCGATTTTATCCAGAATAGAAGAAGATATTTAAAACAACAAGTGATAAAGCTCCAGTGA
- a CDS encoding DUF2642 domain-containing protein, which yields MKVKENIGKYIKLEISGKKFISGLLVDIGTDTWVVFNGKDHLYIPIVHIQNWILLKQDKISEISINDEPTPINNHNEEISLRKILTLSKGIFTEIYVTSKQALHGFIISIMNNYFVFYSPIYKTMFISLNHLKWLIPYRYNQRPYGLSNTSLPVNQSNITFARSFEVQIQKLKGELIVFNNGENENLIGKMQGLKNNYVELIGANEEPIYINMQHIKTVHMT from the coding sequence ATGAAAGTAAAAGAAAATATCGGCAAGTATATTAAACTTGAGATCTCTGGAAAGAAGTTCATTAGCGGATTGTTAGTGGATATTGGCACTGATACATGGGTGGTATTTAATGGGAAAGATCATCTTTACATCCCGATAGTTCACATCCAAAACTGGATACTGTTAAAACAGGATAAAATTTCAGAAATTAGTATTAATGATGAACCAACTCCGATTAATAATCATAATGAAGAAATATCGTTAAGAAAAATCCTTACCTTGTCAAAGGGTATTTTTACAGAAATCTATGTAACAAGTAAACAAGCATTGCACGGATTTATTATTAGCATAATGAATAACTACTTTGTCTTTTACTCCCCTATATACAAAACAATGTTTATCTCCCTTAACCACTTAAAGTGGTTAATCCCTTATAGGTATAATCAGCGGCCTTACGGTCTAAGCAACACAAGTCTTCCAGTAAATCAAAGTAATATTACATTTGCTCGATCATTTGAAGTACAAATTCAGAAGTTAAAGGGAGAATTGATTGTCTTTAATAACGGGGAAAATGAAAATCTAATCGGCAAAATGCAAGGATTAAAGAATAATTATGTTGAATTAATCGGAGCAAATGAAGAACCAATTTATATTAATATGCAACATATAAAAACAGTTCATATGACCTAA
- a CDS encoding phosphatase PAP2 family protein, with the protein MNRILKKSPYLLFLLVIPLLAVIYQLLNNRSQKAVDISTSIDQSIPFLSIFIIPYILWYAYMFCYLIYFCFKDTKVYIKTLMLIVIAELICFVIYFFFQTTVPRPTIVSDNFLNNLVQWIYTKDRPYNCFPSIHVLTTFTVMLASLHIKNKHILNTLCIHISGSLIIISTLFVKQHVIFDMIGSMFLVTFLYGISFELLTFRMREKSGTVYVKNK; encoded by the coding sequence ATGAACAGAATATTAAAAAAATCTCCCTACTTACTATTTTTGTTGGTAATTCCCCTTTTAGCGGTGATTTATCAATTATTAAATAATCGATCACAAAAAGCTGTGGATATTTCTACTTCTATCGATCAATCTATTCCGTTTTTATCAATTTTTATTATTCCATATATCCTTTGGTATGCTTATATGTTCTGTTATTTAATTTATTTTTGCTTTAAAGATACAAAAGTATATATTAAAACTTTGATGCTGATTGTGATTGCCGAGCTAATATGCTTTGTGATTTACTTCTTCTTCCAAACAACAGTCCCAAGACCAACAATAGTCAGCGACAATTTTTTAAACAATCTTGTTCAGTGGATTTATACAAAGGATCGCCCATATAATTGTTTTCCAAGTATACATGTGCTTACGACCTTTACCGTCATGCTAGCATCTCTGCACATCAAGAATAAACATATACTTAACACTTTATGTATTCATATTTCAGGTTCCTTGATTATTATCTCGACACTTTTTGTCAAGCAGCATGTAATCTTTGATATGATTGGATCCATGTTCCTTGTTACGTTCCTTTATGGAATCTCATTTGAACTATTAACATTCCGTATGAGGGAAAAGTCGGGAACTGTTTATGTGAAAAACAAATAG
- a CDS encoding nitronate monooxygenase yields MWENDLTRVLNINYPIIQAPMAGGPTTSELVAAVSNAGGLGMIGAGYLRPDQLRNQICEIRRLTDKPFGVNLFVPNRYTADEGKLQTANTLLQPIREELQVEEEPVHPTFEQDIKTFQDQLNIIMEEKIPICSFTFGIPSPQIIMKLKELSIVLIGTATTVKEAVLNENAGMDAVVVQGVEAGGHRGTFYGKDSESLIGLMSLIPQVADVIRLPLIAAGGIMDGRGIMAAKFLGAIGVQMGTAFLLCEESGANNLHKEAIMKATEDQVVLTRAFSGKMARGLHNSFIEKMKNYEEVLPDYPLQNELTKAIRKTSATKGTTGHMSLWSGQSPRLAKKLTVRDLMNKIIFETERLHPKL; encoded by the coding sequence ATGTGGGAAAATGATTTAACAAGGGTATTAAACATTAATTATCCAATCATCCAGGCACCGATGGCGGGAGGGCCTACAACCTCAGAATTAGTGGCAGCCGTTTCAAATGCTGGAGGGCTTGGAATGATCGGTGCAGGATATTTGAGACCTGACCAATTACGTAATCAAATATGTGAAATACGCAGGTTAACCGACAAGCCATTCGGGGTAAATTTATTTGTCCCAAACAGGTATACTGCCGATGAGGGTAAGCTGCAAACAGCTAATACTTTATTACAACCGATTAGGGAAGAGTTACAAGTTGAAGAAGAACCAGTTCATCCTACCTTTGAACAGGACATAAAAACTTTCCAGGACCAATTAAACATAATAATGGAAGAAAAAATTCCAATCTGCTCCTTCACCTTTGGTATTCCTTCACCTCAAATCATAATGAAGCTAAAGGAATTATCAATCGTTTTAATTGGAACCGCTACCACGGTAAAGGAAGCTGTATTGAATGAAAACGCTGGAATGGATGCTGTTGTTGTCCAAGGAGTAGAAGCGGGCGGTCATCGAGGAACATTTTACGGTAAGGATAGTGAAAGCTTAATTGGGTTGATGTCACTCATTCCCCAGGTTGCTGATGTGATTCGCCTTCCACTAATTGCAGCAGGAGGTATTATGGACGGAAGGGGAATAATGGCAGCAAAATTCCTCGGGGCTATTGGAGTACAGATGGGAACTGCCTTCCTCCTTTGTGAAGAAAGTGGGGCAAATAATCTCCACAAAGAGGCGATCATGAAAGCAACGGAGGACCAGGTTGTATTAACAAGGGCTTTTTCAGGAAAAATGGCCCGGGGTTTACATAACAGCTTTATAGAAAAGATGAAAAACTATGAAGAAGTCCTGCCAGATTATCCACTGCAAAACGAACTGACGAAAGCAATTAGAAAGACATCTGCAACAAAGGGAACAACTGGGCATATGTCACTATGGTCAGGCCAGAGCCCAAGATTAGCAAAAAAGTTAACCGTTCGCGACCTAATGAACAAGATAATTTTCGAGACAGAAAGGCTGCATCCAAAACTATAA
- a CDS encoding DUF2500 domain-containing protein, with product MDFNEGFDMFNIMQFIFPIFFILIAGIILFTIIKGISEWSNNNKQPRLNVNAIVVSKRTEVSGGGNDHHSSTWYYVTFQVESGDRMEFGVNGGQYGQLAEGDVGELTFQGTRYHGFTRKQTGA from the coding sequence ATGGATTTTAATGAGGGGTTCGATATGTTTAATATCATGCAATTCATTTTCCCAATATTTTTTATTTTAATCGCTGGAATTATTTTATTTACCATTATTAAAGGAATTAGCGAGTGGAGTAACAATAATAAGCAGCCACGCTTAAATGTAAATGCTATTGTGGTGTCGAAAAGAACGGAAGTAAGTGGCGGTGGGAATGACCATCATTCAAGTACATGGTATTATGTAACCTTTCAGGTAGAAAGTGGTGACAGAATGGAATTTGGGGTCAATGGAGGTCAATATGGACAGCTGGCAGAAGGCGATGTCGGCGAGCTAACATTCCAAGGAACCAGGTACCACGGCTTTACCAGAAAACAAACAGGGGCATAA
- a CDS encoding thiol-disulfide oxidoreductase DCC family protein, whose product MERIILFDGICNLCNSSVQFIIKRDPSGKFKFTSLQGEMGQKLLKKHGIRTDINSFVLIENEKIYVKSNAALCVGKQLNGAWKLVSVFFIIPWTIRDYLYDIIAKNRYKWFGKKESCMLPSPEWKNRFLE is encoded by the coding sequence GTGGAACGGATCATTTTATTTGACGGTATTTGTAATCTTTGCAACAGCAGTGTGCAATTTATTATAAAAAGGGACCCATCTGGAAAGTTTAAATTTACCTCCCTTCAAGGTGAAATGGGTCAAAAATTATTAAAAAAGCATGGAATAAGAACTGATATTAACAGCTTTGTTTTGATTGAGAATGAAAAAATATATGTTAAATCAAATGCAGCTTTATGCGTTGGTAAACAATTAAACGGAGCTTGGAAACTGGTCTCGGTATTTTTCATCATCCCCTGGACCATTCGCGACTATCTATACGATATCATTGCAAAAAATCGATATAAATGGTTTGGAAAAAAAGAAAGCTGCATGCTCCCCTCACCAGAATGGAAAAACAGATTCCTAGAATAA
- the treP gene encoding PTS system trehalose-specific EIIBC component: protein MDKYTDPSKELLHHIGGKENIAAVTHCVTRMRFVLHDPSKADIKEIESIKLVKGTFTQSGQFQVIIGNEVSSFYNEFVKIAGVDGTSKEEAKVAAKKNMNWLQRMIAHLADIFTPLIPALVVGGLILGFRNVIGDIKLLDGGTKTIVEVSQFWAGVHSFLWLIGEAVFHFLPVGITWSVTKKMGGSQILGIVLGITLVSPQLMNAYGVAGAKDIPVWDFGFAQIKMIGYQAQVIPAILAGLLLAFLETRLRKIVPNSISMIVVPFFALIPTVLIAHTVLGPIGWSIGSWISHVVYSSLTSSFGWVFAAIFGFAYAPLVITGLHHMTNAIDLQLMSEMGGTNLWPMIALSNIAQGSAVLAMIYINRKNQEEKQVSIPAAISCYLGVTEPAMFGINLKYGFPFLAAMIGSMIAAVISVGSDVMANSIGVGGLPGFLSIQPQHMMMFAIAMVVAIVVPFILTIIFAKTGMNKFSFKK from the coding sequence ATGGACAAATACACAGATCCTTCGAAAGAGCTTTTACACCACATTGGGGGTAAAGAAAACATAGCAGCAGTTACCCATTGTGTTACAAGAATGAGATTTGTTTTACATGATCCAAGCAAAGCAGACATAAAAGAAATTGAATCCATTAAACTTGTAAAGGGTACATTTACCCAATCCGGACAATTCCAAGTCATTATCGGAAATGAAGTCTCCAGCTTTTACAACGAATTTGTCAAAATTGCCGGAGTAGATGGTACATCAAAAGAAGAAGCAAAAGTGGCAGCAAAAAAGAATATGAACTGGCTTCAACGGATGATTGCCCATCTTGCAGACATTTTTACACCACTAATTCCTGCACTCGTTGTAGGGGGTTTAATCCTCGGCTTCAGAAATGTGATCGGTGACATCAAGTTACTGGATGGCGGAACAAAAACCATTGTCGAGGTATCCCAATTCTGGGCCGGTGTTCACTCGTTCCTTTGGCTGATTGGTGAAGCCGTATTCCACTTCCTTCCTGTCGGAATTACTTGGTCGGTCACAAAGAAAATGGGTGGTTCACAAATTTTAGGTATCGTCTTAGGTATCACACTTGTATCACCACAATTGATGAACGCTTATGGAGTAGCCGGTGCCAAAGATATTCCAGTATGGGATTTCGGTTTTGCCCAAATTAAGATGATTGGATATCAAGCTCAAGTAATCCCAGCGATTTTAGCCGGATTATTACTAGCTTTCTTAGAAACTAGACTTCGGAAAATAGTACCAAATTCAATATCAATGATTGTTGTACCGTTCTTTGCCTTAATTCCAACAGTATTAATCGCTCATACAGTATTAGGCCCTATCGGCTGGAGTATCGGTTCTTGGATTTCACATGTAGTTTACTCTAGCTTAACATCTTCATTTGGCTGGGTATTTGCGGCAATCTTTGGATTTGCTTATGCACCACTTGTTATAACAGGTCTCCACCACATGACTAATGCGATTGACCTTCAGCTTATGAGTGAGATGGGCGGAACAAACTTATGGCCAATGATTGCCCTATCCAATATTGCTCAAGGTTCAGCAGTTCTTGCGATGATTTATATTAACCGTAAAAATCAAGAAGAAAAGCAAGTATCCATTCCTGCTGCTATCTCTTGTTACTTAGGGGTTACAGAGCCGGCCATGTTCGGGATTAACTTGAAATACGGCTTCCCGTTCCTTGCTGCGATGATCGGTTCTATGATTGCAGCTGTTATTTCCGTGGGTAGTGATGTCATGGCGAACTCAATTGGTGTCGGTGGTCTTCCAGGATTCCTTTCTATCCAGCCGCAGCATATGATGATGTTTGCGATTGCCATGGTTGTAGCAATTGTCGTACCATTCATTCTGACAATCATATTTGCTAAAACGGGAATGAATAAATTTTCTTTTAAAAAATAA